A single genomic interval of Zingiber officinale cultivar Zhangliang chromosome 4A, Zo_v1.1, whole genome shotgun sequence harbors:
- the LOC121970806 gene encoding putative aconitate hydratase, cytoplasmic, translating to MYKAASSGLFRARHPSASSALRFSSFASPSLTRSLASPSNFRVLPSAARSVAFSRSCSSFFPRSRVSLSAGSRSGWRSPIFSSAQIRGSAAVNSLFSRKMATVATENAFNSILTGLPKPGGGEYGKYFSLPALDDPRIDRLPYSIRILLESAIRNCDNFQVTKNDVEKIIDWENTSPKLVEIPFKPARVLLQDFTGVPAVVDLACMRDAMNKLGSDSNKINPLVPVDLVIDHSVQVDVARSENAVQANMELEFQRNKERFGFLKWGSTAFQNMLVVPPGSGIVHQVNLEYLGRVVFNTNGILYPDSVVGTDSHTTMIDGLGVAGWGVGGIEAEAAMLGQPMSMVLPGVVGFKLTGKLQNGVTATDLVLTVTQILRKHGVVGKFVEFYGEGMGELSLADRATIANMSPEYGATMGFFPVDHVTLQYLKLTGRSDETVAMIEAYLRANQMFVDYKEPQKERVYSSYLELNLTDVEPCISGPKRPHDRVPLKEMKADWHSCLDNKVGFKGFAVPKESQEKVVKFDFHGQPAELKHGNVVIAAITSCTNTSNPSVMLGAGLVAKKACELGLQVKPWVKTSLAPGSGVVTKYLLKSGLQEYLNQQGFHIVGYGCTTCIGNSGDLDESVAAAISDNDVVAAAVLSGNRNFEGRVHPLTRANYLASPPLVVAYALAGTVDIDFEKEPIGTGKDGKSIYFRDIWPSTEEIAQVVQSSVLPEMFRSTYEAITKGNPMWNQLTVPVTTLYSWDPKSTYIHEPPYFKDMTRSPPGPHGVKNAYCLLNFGDSITTDHISPAGSIHKDSPAAKYLLERGVDRKDFNSYGSRRGNDEIMARGTFANIRLVNKFLNGEVGPKTIHIPTGDKLYVFDAAMRYKTEGHDTIVLAGAEYGSGSSRDWAAKGPMLLGVKAVIAKSFERIHRSNLVGMGIIPLCFKPGEDADSLGLTGHERYTIDLPSSVSDIRPGQDITVVTDTGNSFTCTLRYDTEVELAYFDHGGILPFVIRNLSSSNH from the exons ATGTATAAAGCCGCCTCCTCTGGACTCTTCCGTGCGCGTCACCCCTCTGCTTCCTCCGCGCTTCGTTTTTCGTCTTTTGCCTCGCCGTCCCTTACCCGATCTCTCGCTTCTCCGTCGAACTTTCGAGTGTTGCCCTCCGCTGCGAGATCCGTCGCCTTTTCGAGATCCTGCAGTTCTTTCTTTCCCAGATCGCGGGTTAGCTTGAGCGCAGGTTCGCGTTCCGGTTGGAGATCCCCGATCTTCTCCAGTGCTCAGATCAGGGGCTCCGCTGCCGTGAATAGCTTATTCAGTAGGAAGATGGCGACCGTCG CTACTGAAAATGCCTTCAATAGTATCCTGACGGGTCTTCCAAAGCCTGGTGGTGGTGAATATGGCAAATACTTCAGCTTACCTGCTTTAGATGATCCAAGAATAG ATAGACTGCCTTACTCTATCAGAATCCTTTTGGAGTCGGCTATCCGGAATTGTGATAATTTTCAGGTCACTAAGAACGATGTAGAGAAGATAATTGATTGGGAGAACACTTCCCCTAAGTTGGTAGAGATTCCTTTTAAGCCTGCTCGTGTTCTTCTCCAG GATTTTACTGGTGTCCCTGCTGTTGTTGACCTTGCTTGTATGCGTGATGCTATGAACAAGTTGGGTAGTGATTCTAATAAGATAAATCCTTTG GTTCCAGTAGATCTTGTAATCGACCATTCAGTCCAGGTAGATGTAGCAAGATCCGAGAATGCAGTGCAAGCCAATATGGAACTTGAATTCCAAAGGAACAAGGAAAGATTTGGTTTCTTAAAGTGGGGATCTACTGCTTTCCAGAATATGTTGGTGGTTCCACCAGGTTCTGGCATTGTCCACCAG GTTAATCTAGAGTATCTTGGTCGAGTTGTTTTCAACACCAATGGTATCCTGTACCCTGATAGTGTGGTAGGAACTGATTCCCATACTACTATGATTGATGGACTGGGAGTAGCTGGTTGGGGAGTTGGAGGAATTGAGGCTGAGGCTGCTATGCTTGGTCAG CCCATGAGCATGGTCTTGCCTGGTGTAGTAGGTTTTAAGTTGACAGGGAAACTACAAAATGGTGTCACAGCAACAGATTTGGTTTTGACTGTCACCCAAATATTGAGGAAACATGGAGTTGTTGGCAAGTTTGTCGAATTCTATG GTGAAGGTATGGGTGAGTTATCATTGGCCGATAGGGCAACAATTGCTAATATGTCACCTGAATATGGAGCAACAATGGGCTTCTTCCCTGTGGATCATGTCACCTTGCAATATCTTAAGTTGACTGGAAGAAGTGATGAGACT GTGGCTATGATTGAGGCCTATTTGCGTGCAAACCAAATGTTTGTTGATTATAAGGAG CCTCAGAAGGAAAGGGTTTATTCATCTTATCTAGAATTAAACCTTACAGATGTTGAGCCCTGCATATCAGGTCCTAAAAG ACCTCATGATCGTGTACCCTTAAAAGAGATGAAAGCAGATTGGCATTCTTGTCTGGACAACAAAGTTGGATTCAAG GGATTTGCAGTGCCCAAGGAATCACAAGAAAAAGTTGTGAAGTTTGATTTTCATGGCCAACCTGCCGAGCTCAAGCATGGTAATGTTGTCATAGCAGCAATAACAAGCTGCACAAACACATCAAATCCAAGTGTCATGCTTGGTGCTGGACTTGTTGCAAAGAAGGCGTGTGAATTGGGTCTTCAG GTTAAGCCTTGGGTGAAAACAAGCCTTGCCCCTGGTTCTGGAGTTGTTACCAAGTATTTGCTCAAAAG TGGCCTTCAAGAATATTTAAATCAGCAAGGATTCCATATTGTCGGATATGGTTGCACAACATGTATTGGAAATTCTGGGGACCTTGATGAGTCTGTGGCTGCTGCCATTTCAGATAATG aTGTTGTCGCTGCTGCTGTGCTTTCCGGAAATAGGAATTTTGAGGGGCGTGTCCACCCACTTACACGAGCAAACTATTTGGCCTCACCTCCACTAGTTGTAGCATATGCACTTGCTGGAACG GTcgacattgattttgagaaagaaCCAATTGGTACAGGGAAGGATGGGAAAAGCATATATTTCAGGGATATATGGCCATCCACCGAAGAGATTGCACAG GTTGTGCAATCGAGCGTGTTGCCTGAAATGTTCAGGAGTACATATGAAGCAATTACAAAAGGCAACCCTATGTGGAATCAGCTGACTGTCCCAGTGACAACCCTCTATTCATGGGATCCGAAGTCTACCTACATTCATGAACCACCATATTTTAAGGACATGACTAGGTCCCCACCTGGCCCTCATGGAGTGAAGAATGCATATTGCTTATTGAACTTCGGCGACAGCATCACAACAGATCATATATCACCAGCTGGTAGCATCCATAAGGATAGTCCTGCTGCAAAATACCTGCTTGAGCGTGGTGTAGACCGCAAGGATTTCAATTCATATGGCAGCCGGCGTGGCAATGATGAAATAATGGCAAGAGGAACATTCGCAAACATTCGTCTTGTCAATAAATTCTTGAATGGGGAAGTGGGACCGAAGACTATTCATATTCCAACAGGGGATAAACTCTATGTTTTTGATGCAGCAATG AGATACAAGACTGAAGGACATGATACCATAGTTTTGGCTGGAGCAGAGTATGGTAGCGGGAGCTCACGTGATTGGGCTGCGAAGGGCCCAATGTTGTTG gGAGTTAAAGCTGTGATTGCTAAAAGTTTTGAGAGGATCCACCGTAGCAACTTAGTGGGAATGGGTATAATCCCACTCTGCTTCAAGCCTGGTGAAGATGCCGATTCACTGGGTTTAACTGGACATGAGCGTTACACAATAGACCTTCCAAGTAGCGTAAGTGACATAAGACCGGGACAAGACATTACTGTTGTAACAGATACAGGGAACTCATTCACATGTACTCTTCGATATGATACCGAG GTGGAGCTGGCATACTTCGACCATGGAGGGATTCTCCCGTTTGTCATCAGAAACTTGAGCAGTTCTAATCATTGA
- the LOC121970807 gene encoding VAMP-like protein YKT61, translated as MRVTALVILNSAASSSSSPEAADPVVLANATDVSRFGYFQRFAAREFILFVARTVANRTPAGQRQSVQHEEYKVHSYNRHDLCALAFMDDHYPVRSAFALLNQILDEYQKAFGESWRGVKVDATQPWPYLTEALTKFQDPAEVDKLFKIQRDLDETKIILHKTIENLLDRGVKLDDLVEKSSDLSAASQMFYKQAKKTNQCCTML; from the exons ATGAGGGTTACGGCGTTGGTGATCCTCAATTCCGCCGCCTCGTCGTCATCTTCGCCTGAGGCGGCGGACCCGGTGGTGCTGGCTAACGCCACCGACGTCAGCCGCTTCGGTTACTTCCAGAGATTCGCTGCCCGTGAGTTCATCCTCTTCGTCGCGCGTACCGTCGCCAACCGGACGCCGGCCGGCCAACGCCAGTCGGTGCAGCATGAAG AATACAAGGTGCATTCTTACAACAGACATGATCTTTGCGCTTTGGCTTTCATGGATGATCATTACCCTGTGCGAAGCGCCTTTGCCCTCCTAAACCAG ATACTGGATGAATATCAAAAGGCTTTTGGTGAATCTTGGAGAGGTGTAAAGGTTGATGCTACTCAACCTTGGCCATATCTGACTGAAGCATTGACAAAATTtcag GATCCAGCAGAGGTTGACAAATTGTTTAAAATTCAAAGGGACTTGGATGAAACTAAAATTATCCTG CATAAAACTATTGAGAATTTATTAGACAGAGGAGTGAAATTGGATGATTTGGTTGAGAAGAGCTCAGATCTTAGTGCTGCATCACAG ATGTTCTACAAGCAGGCCAAGAAAACAAACCAATGTTGTACGATGCTATGA